CGATCACATCATCCTCACGGGCGGTGACTTCTCCGGCGTCTCCGGCTGCACCAACAACCTTCGCATCGTGAAGGTGTCGAGCGGCGACCTGCAGCCGACGGGCAAGATCTGATGAGCGAGGGGCGCTTCGAGGGCAGCCAGCGCTACGTGGCCACGGAGGACCTCGCCCTCGCCGTCAACGCCGCGCTCACGCTGGAGCGTCCCCTGCTGCTGAAGGGCGAGCCCGGCACGGGCAAGACCCAGCTCGCCCAAGAGGTGGCGGCCTCCCTCGGCGCGCCGCTGATCGAATGGCACATCAAGTCCACCACCCGCGCCGTGCAGGGCTTGTACGAGTACGACGCCGTCGCCCGCCTGCGCGACTCCCAGCTCGGCGACCCACGGGTCGAGGACATCGCCAACTACATCAACCGCGGCAAGCTCTGGCAGGCCTTCGACGCCGATCAGCGCCCGGTGCTACTGATCGACGAGATCGACAAGGCTGACATCGAGTTTCCCAACGATCTCCTGCAGGAGCTCGACCGCATGGAGTTCTTCGTCTACGAGACGCGGGAGCTCGTGAAGGCCAAGCAGCGCCCGGTGATCATCATCACCAGCAACAACGAAAAGGAGCTGCCCGACGCCTTCCTGCGCCGCTGCTTCTTCCACTACATTCGCTTCCCGGAGCAGGAGACGATGAAGCAGATCGTCGAGGTGCATCACCCGGCGCTCAAGCCCGAGCTGCTGCGCGCCGCGTTGGAGGCCTTCTTCGACCTGCGCGACGTGCCCGGCTTGCGTAAGAAGCCTTCCACCAGCGAGCTGCTCGATTGGATCAAGCTGCTCGTCGCCGAAGATATCCCGCCCGAGGTGCTGCGTAGCGAAGACAAGCGTAAGGCGCTGCCGCCGCTGTACGGCGCGCTGCTGAAGAACGAGCAGGATCTGCACCTGTTCGAGCAGCTGGTCTTCCTTGACCGCCGCCGCGGCGGTTAGTCCTGAACGCGCTGGCGCGCCGTGCTCGTCGACTTCCTCTTCCACCTGCGCCGCAGTGGCCTGAAGGTCACCACCACCGAGTTCCTCACGCTGCTCGAAGTGATGAAGGCGCACCTGCCCGAGTTCAGTATCGAGCGCTTTCACGGCCTCGCGCGCACCTGCCTGATCAAGGACGAGTCCCTCTACGATCGCTTCGATCGCGCCTTCTCCGCGTACCTCGCGGGCGTCGAGGTGACCTTCGAAGGCTGGGGCGAGTCTCTCCCCGAGGATTGGTTGCGCCAGCAGGCAGAGCTATACCTGAGCGATGAGGATCGCGAGCAGCTGGCCAAGAACGCTAAGAGTTGGGAGGAGTTGCTCGATACGCTGCGCCAGCGCCTCGAAGAGCAGGACGACCGCCACGAGGGCGGCTCGAAGTGGGTCGGCACCGCGGGGACATCGCCCTACGGTGCGTACGGCGATCACCCCGAAGGCATTCGCATCGGCCAGCGTGAGGGGCGGCGGCGCAGCGCCGTGAAGGTGTGGGATCAGCGGGAGTTCCGTGACCTCGACGGATCACGGGAGCTGGGCACGCGCAACTTCAAGATCGCCTTGCGCCGTCTGCGTCGCTTCGCCCGGGAGGGCGCAGCGACGGAGCTGGACCTGGACGCCACGATTCGCGACACGGCGCGCGACGGTGGCCTGCTCAACGTGCGCGAGCGGCCCGAACGACGCAACGTGGTGAAGCTGCTGCTGTTCCTCGACGTGGGCGGGTCAATGGATCCCTTCGCTCGCGTGTGTGAGGAGCTGTTCTCGGCGGCGCGAGCGGAGTTCGGGCAGCTCGAGTATTTCTACTTTCACAACTGTGTGTATGAGCGGGTGTGGCGGCAGAACCGGCGGCGCCAGTCGCTGAGCACGCCCTTGGCTGAGGTGCTGCGGACCTATCGCTCGGACTACCGCGTACTGTTCGTGGGCGATGCGGCGATGAGCCCCTACGAGCTCACGCATATCGGCGGCAGCGTGGAGCACTGGAACGAGGCGCCGGGGGCCGCGTACCTCGAGCAGATGGCGGAGCACTTTCCGCGGGTGGCGTGGTTGAACCCGCTGCCGCGGGAGGAGTGGGGCTACACGCAGTCGGTGCAGATCGTGTCGCGGTTGCTGGGGGCGCGGATGTTTCCACTGACCCTGGATGGGTTGGATGGAGCGGTCCGGTGTTTGCGTGGGGCCGGGGGGCCGCGGCGGCCGGATCCTGCCCATAGCTAACGCCTGTGTATCCCTGTTCATCGTGACCGCGTGCAGGTTGTTGACCGGACCGTCATTGGGCGTCTTCAGGTATCCAATCCGGTTGACATTCAGGTTTAAACGGGTCTTTGTTCGGGTATGCTTCGCGTCGAGACCCTCCAAGTCACCCAGCCCATCCTCGCGCTGCTGTCTGAACTCGACGAGTTCAAAGGGGCCTGGCGGGCCTTCGGTACCCTCGCGCCTGAGCGGTTAGCCATGCTCCGGCAGGTGGCCACGATTGAGAGTATTGGCTCCTCCACGCGAATTGAGGGCAGTACGCTCTCGGACAGTGAAGTGGAACAGCTGCTGGGGCGACTGGACATCCAGGCATTCTCCAGCCGCCATGAGCAGGAGGTGGTGGGCTATGCGCAGGTGATGGAAACGGTGTTCTCGTCTTGGCAGCACATCCCCATCACGGAGAACTACCTCAAGCAGTTGCACCGAGATCTCTTGCGCCACTCCACCAAGGACGCCCACCATCGCGGCGAGTACAAAACCCAACGTAACGAGGTCGGCACCTTCGATGCCGCGGGCCAGATGGTGGGCGTGGTTTTCGAGACCGCTAGTCCCTTCGACACGCCGCAGCGCATGGCCGAACTCGCCGCGTGGTTCAACCAAGCGCGTGAGCAAGCCACGCTTCACCCTCTGCTCGCGATCGGTGTGTTCGTGGTGGTGTTTCTCGAGATTCACCCGTTGCAGGATGGCAACGGTCGCCTAAGCCGCGTGTTGACTACGCTGTTGCTGCTGCAGGCCGGTTACGTGTACGTGCCCTACGCTTCCCTGGAGGCGGTGATTGAGCAGAACAAGGAGC
The DNA window shown above is from Pseudomonadota bacterium and carries:
- a CDS encoding MoxR family ATPase, with protein sequence MSEGRFEGSQRYVATEDLALAVNAALTLERPLLLKGEPGTGKTQLAQEVAASLGAPLIEWHIKSTTRAVQGLYEYDAVARLRDSQLGDPRVEDIANYINRGKLWQAFDADQRPVLLIDEIDKADIEFPNDLLQELDRMEFFVYETRELVKAKQRPVIIITSNNEKELPDAFLRRCFFHYIRFPEQETMKQIVEVHHPALKPELLRAALEAFFDLRDVPGLRKKPSTSELLDWIKLLVAEDIPPEVLRSEDKRKALPPLYGALLKNEQDLHLFEQLVFLDRRRGG
- a CDS encoding VWA domain-containing protein; translated protein: MLVDFLFHLRRSGLKVTTTEFLTLLEVMKAHLPEFSIERFHGLARTCLIKDESLYDRFDRAFSAYLAGVEVTFEGWGESLPEDWLRQQAELYLSDEDREQLAKNAKSWEELLDTLRQRLEEQDDRHEGGSKWVGTAGTSPYGAYGDHPEGIRIGQREGRRRSAVKVWDQREFRDLDGSRELGTRNFKIALRRLRRFAREGAATELDLDATIRDTARDGGLLNVRERPERRNVVKLLLFLDVGGSMDPFARVCEELFSAARAEFGQLEYFYFHNCVYERVWRQNRRRQSLSTPLAEVLRTYRSDYRVLFVGDAAMSPYELTHIGGSVEHWNEAPGAAYLEQMAEHFPRVAWLNPLPREEWGYTQSVQIVSRLLGARMFPLTLDGLDGAVRCLRGAGGPRRPDPAHS
- a CDS encoding Fic family protein — encoded protein: MLRVETLQVTQPILALLSELDEFKGAWRAFGTLAPERLAMLRQVATIESIGSSTRIEGSTLSDSEVEQLLGRLDIQAFSSRHEQEVVGYAQVMETVFSSWQHIPITENYLKQLHRDLLRHSTKDAHHRGEYKTQRNEVGTFDAAGQMVGVVFETASPFDTPQRMAELAAWFNQAREQATLHPLLAIGVFVVVFLEIHPLQDGNGRLSRVLTTLLLLQAGYVYVPYASLEAVIEQNKEQYYLALRRTQQTIRAETPDWQPWLAFFLRSLQQHKHRLERKIASEQRALNELTPLAVVALEYARAHGRVTNRDVVREAQASPNTVKSTLSALVRKGLLVRHGGGRSTWYGLP